One Setaria italica strain Yugu1 chromosome II, Setaria_italica_v2.0, whole genome shotgun sequence DNA segment encodes these proteins:
- the LOC101781018 gene encoding anthocyanidin 5,3-O-glucosyltransferase yields MNMKKTIVLYPGVFVSHFVPMMQLADVLLEEGYAVTAALIDLTLDHDDALAAAVDRVAAAKPSLAIHRLPRIQNPPAVADYGEPLLWYFDIIRRYNERLREFISSLPPRSVHAVVIDSPSADALDVARELGVPAYTFYGVNASTVAVFLQLPWFRAEGQPSFKELGDAPLEFHGVPPMPASYLLRETLLDPETEIYKQMMNLMRRNTEPDGILVNTFASLEPRATGALRDPRILLPGGECRVPPVYCVGPLVASGAAGAEAEDKHECLAWLDAQPERSVVFLCFGSTGAATHSEEQLREIAAGLRNSGHRFLWVVRAPVSGDTPRLFESGADADLEALLPDGFLESTKGRGLVVKHWAPQVEVLRHRATGAFLTHCGWNSVLEGITAGVPMLCWPMYAEQRMNKVFMVEEGRVGVEMAGWEQGMVTAGEVEAKVRLVMESEEGERLRARVAAHRDAAAVACKAGGSSRAAFGQFLSDGRRRASRIADSIVMHN; encoded by the coding sequence ATGAACATGAAGAAGACAATCGTCCTGTACCCCGGCGTCTTCGTCAGCCACTTCGTCCCCATGATGCAGCTCGCCGACGTCCTCCTCGAGGAGGGCTACGCCGTCACGGCGGCGCTCATCGACCTCACCCTGGACCACGACGACGCCCTGGCAGCCGCCGTcgaccgcgtcgccgccgccaagccGTCGTTGGCCATCCACAGGCTCCCCCGCATCCAGAACCCTCCCGCCGTCGCAGACTACGGCGAACCGCTCCTCTGGTACTTCGACATCATCAGGCGCTACAACGAACGCCTCCGCGAGTTCATCTCCTCCCTGCCTCCTCGGAGCGTCCATGCCGTGGTCATCGACTCGCCTTCTGCCGATGCGCTCGACGTCGCCAGGGAGCTCGGGGTCCCGGCCTACACCTTCTACGGCGTCAACGCATCCACGGTCGCCGTGTTCCTCCAGCTCCCCTGGTTCCGCGCGGAAGGCCAGCCCAGCTTCAAGGAGCTCGGAGACGCCCCTCTCGAGTTCCACGGCGTCCCTCCCATGCCGGCGTCGTACCTATTGCGCGAAACGCTCCTGGACCCGGAGACCGAGATATACAAGCAGATGATGAACTTGATGCGCCGGAACACGGAGCCCGATGGCATCCTGGTGAACACGTTCGCGTCGCTGGAACCTCGGGCTACGGGGGCTCTCCGGGACCCGCGGATTCTTCTTCCCGGCGGAGAGTGCAGGGTGCCTCCGGTGTACTGCGTCGGGCCACTGGTCGCCtctggcgccgccggcgccgaggcagAAGACAAGCACGAGTGCCTCGCGTGGCTCGACGCGCAGCCAGAGCGCAGCGTCGTGTTCCTCTGTTTCGGGAgcaccggcgccgccacccACTCGGAGGAGCAGCTCAGGGAGATCGCCGCCGGCCTGCGGAACTCCGGCCACCGTTTCCTCTGGGTGGTGCGCGCCCCTGTGAGCGGCGACACGCCGAGGCTGTTCGAGTCCGGCGCCGACGCGGACCTCGAGGCCCTCCTTCCCGACGGGTTCCTGGAGAGCACCAAGGGCCGGGGCCTCGTCGTCAAGCACTGGGCGCCGCAGGTGGAGGTGCTCCGCCACCGGGCGACGGGCGCGTTCttgacgcactgcgggtggaactcggtGCTGGAGGGGATCACCGCCGGCGTGCCGATGCTCTGCTGGCCGATGTACGCGGAGCAGAGGATGAACAAGGTGTTCATGGTGGAGGAGGGCAGGGTCGGCGTGGAGATGGCTGGGTGGGAGCAGGGAATGGTCACGGCTGGGGAGGTGGAGGCCAAGGTCAGGCTGGTGATGGAGTCCGAGGAAGGGGAGCGGCTCAGGGCGCGAGTGGCGGCGCACAGGGATGCCGCGGCCGTCGCCTGCAAGGCCGGCGGCTCGTCGCGCGCGGCGTTTGGCCAGTTCTTGTCGGACGGGAGAAGACGTGCTTCACGCATCGCTGACTCCATTGTGATGCATAATTGA